A region from the Rosa rugosa chromosome 6, drRosRugo1.1, whole genome shotgun sequence genome encodes:
- the LOC133717222 gene encoding uncharacterized protein LOC133717222, with protein MMKHNDDHRNNKVSPKLVAKETSVANSSCRVYYGAAAGAVPFVWESQPGTPKHTLSETSLPPLTPPPSYSFNTTPKHSSSSMQRSGSRAKALLDSIFPRVLKWRKAARNMSPSSSVSWSSSSSSSCSSTSSKGTQKRYSVSRVPFGYDDEDEDEDLTRSGSPTSTLCFGIKRKSSDYFRGCNSVRKIKFASMSIASHDQSRRGRTAEN; from the coding sequence ATGATGAAGCACAACGATGATCACAGAAACAACAAGGTCTCCCCCAAGCTCGTGGCCAAGGAGACCTCCGTGGCCAATTCGTCTTGCAGAGTCTACTACGGCGCCGCCGCCGGAGCGGTTCCGTTCGTGTGGGAGTCGCAGCCAGGTACTCCTAAGCACACTCTTTCCGAgacctctcttcctcctctaacTCCTCCTCCTTCATATTCCTTCAACACAACTCCGAAACACTCGTCCTCATCCATGCAAAGAAGCGGCTCTAGAGCTAAAGCGCTTCTGGACTCCATTTTCCCTAGGGTGCTGAAATGGAGGAAGGCCGCCCGGAACATGTCGCCGTCTTCTTCGGTGTCGTGGTCGTCGTCCTCATCCTCATCGTGCTCGTCGACTTCTTCAAAGGGCACCCAGAAACGTTACTCGGTTTCGAGGGTGCCATTTGGCTACGACGacgaggatgaggatgaggatctAACGAGGTCCGGATCGCCTACTTCGACTTTGTGCTTTGGGATTAAACGCAAAAGTAGTGATTACTTCAGAGGCTGCAATTCGGTGCGGAAGATCAAGTTTGCCTCCATGTCCATTGCTAGTCATGACCAATCACGCCGAGGTCGTACTGCTGAGAATTGA
- the LOC133717159 gene encoding LOB domain-containing protein 15 isoform X2: MSRERERFDFDEIGKKLKREIDASNSSSAHHHHQMGRRHMLGPPGTLNTITPCAACKLLRRRCAQECPFSPYFSPHEPQKFASVHKVFGASNVSKMLMVPESQRADAANSLVYEANVRLRDPVYGCMGAISALQQQVQSLQAELNAVRGEILKYKYREANLMDPSSHHHHQVAALFSTTSGGAVSVASLPPSTQPPPPPPPPPPLPPTSSSSSMYTQPNSAADYSTLSSENVSYFG; encoded by the exons ATGTCCAGAGAAAG ggagagatttgattttgatgagaTAGGGAAGAAGCTGAAGAGAGAAATAGatgcttctaattcttcttctgcTCATCACCATCATCAAATGGGAAGAAGACACATGTTGGGTCCTCCCGGAACCCTAAACACGATCACGCCATGTGCAGCCTGCAAACTCTTGAGAAGAAGATGCGCTCAAGAATGCCCCTTCTCTCCCTACTTCTCTCCCCACGAACCCCAGAAGTTCGCCTCCGTCCACAAAGTGTTTGGCGCCAGCAACGTATCCAAGATGCTTATG GTACCGGAGAGTCAAAGAGCAGACGCGGCGAATAGTCTTGTGTATGAGGCGAACGTGAGGCTAAGAGATCCGGTGTACGGATGCATGGGAGCGATTTCGGCTTTGCAGCAGCAAGTTCAATCTTTACAAGCTGAGCTTAATGCTGTGAGGGGTGAGATACTTAAGTACAAATATAGGGAAGCAAATCTCATGGATCCTtcttctcatcatcatcatcaagtgGCAGCTTTGTTCTCTACTACTTCCGGGGGAGCTGTTTCAGTTGCTTCCCTCCCACCGTCCACAcagccgccaccgccaccaccaccgccgcctCCTCTCCCTCCtacttcctcctcctcatctaTGTACACTCAACCCAACAGCGCCGCCGACTATAGCACCCTTTCAAGTGAAAATGTTTCCTACTTTGGTTAA
- the LOC133717159 gene encoding LOB domain-containing protein 15 isoform X1, with product MSRERERFDFDEIGKKLKREIDASNSSSAHHHHQMGRRHMLGPPGTLNTITPCAACKLLRRRCAQECPFSPYFSPHEPQKFASVHKVFGASNVSKMLMEVPESQRADAANSLVYEANVRLRDPVYGCMGAISALQQQVQSLQAELNAVRGEILKYKYREANLMDPSSHHHHQVAALFSTTSGGAVSVASLPPSTQPPPPPPPPPPLPPTSSSSSMYTQPNSAADYSTLSSENVSYFG from the exons ATGTCCAGAGAAAG ggagagatttgattttgatgagaTAGGGAAGAAGCTGAAGAGAGAAATAGatgcttctaattcttcttctgcTCATCACCATCATCAAATGGGAAGAAGACACATGTTGGGTCCTCCCGGAACCCTAAACACGATCACGCCATGTGCAGCCTGCAAACTCTTGAGAAGAAGATGCGCTCAAGAATGCCCCTTCTCTCCCTACTTCTCTCCCCACGAACCCCAGAAGTTCGCCTCCGTCCACAAAGTGTTTGGCGCCAGCAACGTATCCAAGATGCTTATG GAGGTACCGGAGAGTCAAAGAGCAGACGCGGCGAATAGTCTTGTGTATGAGGCGAACGTGAGGCTAAGAGATCCGGTGTACGGATGCATGGGAGCGATTTCGGCTTTGCAGCAGCAAGTTCAATCTTTACAAGCTGAGCTTAATGCTGTGAGGGGTGAGATACTTAAGTACAAATATAGGGAAGCAAATCTCATGGATCCTtcttctcatcatcatcatcaagtgGCAGCTTTGTTCTCTACTACTTCCGGGGGAGCTGTTTCAGTTGCTTCCCTCCCACCGTCCACAcagccgccaccgccaccaccaccgccgcctCCTCTCCCTCCtacttcctcctcctcatctaTGTACACTCAACCCAACAGCGCCGCCGACTATAGCACCCTTTCAAGTGAAAATGTTTCCTACTTTGGTTAA